AAATAATAAGTCTCTAATGCCATATAAATCTTTAAGCTCTAGAATCGGCAGGTTTCTATTTTGAGCTTCAAACTTTAAAGATGGTTGCCAGTCTGGAATTCCTGAATCAGTCCTATTAGCAACAACTACTAATTCTTCATTTGGGTAGTTTTCATGAATATAGATTAGCGCATTCACCGCTATTTCATTTTTTCCCGCAATACAAATCATTTTTGAGCTTTAAAGTCTTTATAATCTCTAATATAATCACTTTCTGTATATACCTCAGAAGCCAACACCATACAAATTGATCCTGAAGAAAAGTTCTCTAACTCACGCCATAAACCCGGTACAATATGCAAAGCAAGATTCGGTCTATTAAGAGTCACTCTTTTTTTATTGGTTCCATCATCTAGAACAACATCAAAACTTCCACTCGCAGCAATTATAAATTGTTCTAACTCTAAATGTCCATGTCCCCCTCTTGATTCTCCTCCTGGCACATCATATAAGTAATATATTCGTCTAACATCAAATGGAATATTATTTCCATTCTCAACAACCGTTATATTTCCTGAATCGTTATGGACCTTGCCTATATCGATTATCGAACAATCAAAAACTTTATTATCCTTCATCGTTAAATTTTATCCCCTTAAACTCATCAAAATCTCTAATATAATCACTCTCCTTAAATGGAATCGAAGACACAATTAATGCTAAAGAGTTTGTAGAAAAATTTTCTAATCTTCTCCACAACATATTAGGCA
This genomic interval from bacterium SCSIO 12643 contains the following:
- a CDS encoding WxcM-like domain-containing protein — its product is MKDNKVFDCSIIDIGKVHNDSGNITVVENGNNIPFDVRRIYYLYDVPGGESRGGHGHLELEQFIIAASGSFDVVLDDGTNKKRVTLNRPNLALHIVPGLWRELENFSSGSICMVLASEVYTESDYIRDYKDFKAQK